One region of Rhodocaloribacter litoris genomic DNA includes:
- a CDS encoding class I SAM-dependent methyltransferase, giving the protein MSWYREWFDRDEYELVYRQRDDREAERVVDLIERIVRPTPGAAILDVGCGRGRHARSLARRGYRVTGIDLSERALEQARRRAAEEGLPVTFERGDMRLPACDRCFDGVVNLFTAFGYFDDDADHARALGAMATALRPGGWLVQDFLNASFVRRHLIPEDVRHENGLLIRQRRWIDDGRINKQIELHQNGCTLTFCESVRLLTLDDFRRLYDEAGLDLLDTFGDYDGSPHHEDAPRLILYARKRSAPDDGVTTTP; this is encoded by the coding sequence ATGAGCTGGTACCGGGAATGGTTCGACCGCGACGAGTACGAACTCGTCTACCGGCAGCGGGACGACCGCGAGGCCGAGCGTGTGGTCGACCTGATCGAGCGCATCGTCCGGCCCACGCCGGGCGCCGCCATCCTCGACGTCGGCTGCGGGCGCGGGCGGCATGCCCGCAGCCTGGCCCGCCGGGGCTACCGCGTCACCGGCATCGACCTCTCCGAACGCGCCCTCGAACAGGCCCGCCGCCGCGCCGCCGAAGAAGGCCTGCCGGTCACCTTCGAACGGGGCGACATGCGCCTTCCCGCCTGCGACCGCTGCTTCGACGGCGTCGTCAACCTGTTCACCGCCTTCGGCTACTTCGACGACGACGCCGACCACGCCCGCGCCCTCGGCGCCATGGCCACGGCCCTGCGCCCCGGCGGCTGGCTCGTCCAGGACTTCCTCAACGCCTCCTTCGTGCGGCGTCACCTCATCCCCGAAGACGTGCGGCACGAGAACGGCCTGCTCATCCGGCAGCGCCGCTGGATCGACGACGGGCGCATCAACAAACAGATCGAACTGCACCAGAACGGCTGCACCCTCACCTTCTGCGAGTCCGTCCGCCTGCTCACCCTGGACGACTTCCGGCGCCTCTACGACGAGGCCGGCCTCGACCTGCTCGACACCTTCGGCGACTACGACGGCAGCCCCCATCACGAGGACGCCCCCCGGCTGATCCTCTACGCCCGGAAACGTTCCGCCCCGGACGACGGTGTAACGACCACCCCCTGA
- a CDS encoding 4-hydroxy-3-methylbut-2-enyl diphosphate reductase, whose translation MARQFNVPAFYRSPVIGRVKEARRVTDPRKRDLSPSVLDFGPVRFKLARHFGFCYGVENAIEIAYRALDENPGRRLFLLSEMIHNPHVNDDLRRRGIRFLRTTRGEQLIPFDTLTPEDVVIIPAFGASLEVEAELARRGVDTVRYNTTCPFVEKVWKRSEQIGQKGFTVVVHGKRYHEETRATFSHAKEAAPVVVVRDLGEAEDLARVIRGEAGRAFFFERFADRHSDGFDPDRDLRRIGVVNQTTMLATETQAIADLLRRAMIDRYGEADLHEHFADTRDTLCYATNENQDATKALLADGGDLALIVGGYNSSNTSHLVELAAATMPAYFISGAGEIEGPNVIHHFDLHTHARRTTTGWLPARRPLDLVLTAGASCPDALLDEVLHRVLDFFPGARTVEEALAPFERPSTEPA comes from the coding sequence ATGGCCCGTCAGTTCAACGTCCCGGCTTTCTACCGCAGCCCGGTCATCGGGCGGGTGAAAGAGGCCCGCCGCGTGACCGACCCGCGCAAGCGCGACCTGTCCCCCTCGGTGCTGGACTTCGGGCCGGTGCGCTTCAAGCTCGCCCGTCACTTCGGCTTCTGCTACGGCGTCGAGAACGCCATCGAGATCGCCTACCGCGCCCTCGACGAGAACCCCGGCCGCCGCCTGTTTCTGCTCTCCGAGATGATCCACAACCCGCACGTCAACGACGACCTGCGGCGGCGCGGCATCCGGTTCCTCCGCACCACCCGGGGCGAACAGCTCATCCCCTTCGACACCCTCACCCCGGAGGACGTCGTCATCATCCCCGCCTTCGGGGCCTCGCTCGAAGTGGAAGCCGAGCTCGCCCGCCGGGGCGTCGACACGGTGCGCTACAACACCACCTGCCCGTTCGTCGAGAAAGTGTGGAAACGCAGCGAGCAGATCGGGCAGAAGGGCTTCACGGTGGTGGTCCACGGCAAGCGGTACCACGAGGAAACCCGGGCCACGTTCTCCCATGCGAAAGAGGCGGCCCCCGTGGTCGTCGTGCGCGACCTCGGCGAGGCCGAAGACCTGGCCCGCGTCATCCGGGGCGAGGCCGGCCGCGCCTTCTTCTTCGAACGCTTCGCCGACCGGCACTCCGACGGCTTCGATCCGGACCGCGACCTCCGCCGCATCGGCGTCGTCAACCAGACGACCATGCTCGCCACCGAGACGCAGGCCATCGCCGACCTGCTCCGCCGGGCCATGATCGACCGCTACGGCGAGGCCGACCTCCACGAACACTTCGCCGACACGCGGGACACGCTCTGCTACGCGACGAACGAGAACCAGGACGCCACGAAAGCCCTCCTGGCCGACGGCGGCGACCTGGCCCTCATCGTCGGCGGCTACAACTCCTCGAACACGAGCCACCTGGTGGAACTGGCCGCCGCCACCATGCCCGCCTACTTCATCAGCGGAGCCGGAGAGATCGAGGGGCCGAACGTGATCCACCACTTCGACCTGCACACGCACGCACGGCGCACCACCACCGGCTGGCTCCCCGCTCGCCGCCCCCTCGACCTCGTCCTGACGGCCGGCGCCTCCTGCCCCGACGCCCTCCTCGACGAAGTCCTCCACCGGGTGCTGGACTTCTTCCCCGGCGCCCGCACCGTGGAGGAAGCCCTGGCTCCCTTCGAACGCCCCTCGACCGAACCGGCATGA
- the serA gene encoding phosphoglycerate dehydrogenase: protein MSHTILITDAVDPVCMEMLREAGMEADVQLKQPPEVLRRHAARADGWIIRSGTRIGADLIEAAENLKVIGRAGVGVDNIDVEAATRRGILVINAPDGNTISTAEHTVAMLLALARRIPQANASLREGKWDRKSFQGSELYEKTLGIVGVGKIGRAVAERMQGFGMTVLGYDPVLAPEVAGRLGITLVSLDEIFEKSDFITFHTPLNEATRGMLDAGALARCKRGVYIVNCARGGIVDEAALLAALEDGQVAGAALDVYSQEPPPPALAGLIAHPRVVATPHIAASTEEAQQKVARQVTEQVIRALRGEPVTSAVNAMAIRMAAHQEVQPYLRLAEKLGLIAGQLAAAHLNRVVVRCHGDVPQRYAEVLKIAVLKGLLSCSQSGPVNLINAPVLAGELGLDVVAEVRSGRDSFTNLIEVAVETDRTRREVAGAIFGADDPRLVRVDAFWFEVRAEGWLLFYRNVDRPGMLASVGGALAEAGINIGALALGRTGKGAMALTAISVDEAVPPEVLRRIAALEGVEDVHLIYV from the coding sequence ATGTCGCACACCATTTTGATCACCGATGCCGTCGATCCGGTCTGCATGGAGATGTTGCGGGAGGCCGGGATGGAGGCCGACGTGCAGCTCAAGCAGCCGCCCGAGGTGCTGCGGCGGCACGCGGCCCGCGCCGACGGCTGGATCATCCGCAGCGGCACGCGGATCGGCGCCGACCTGATCGAGGCCGCCGAGAACCTGAAAGTCATCGGCCGGGCCGGCGTCGGTGTGGACAACATCGATGTGGAGGCCGCCACCCGGCGCGGCATTCTGGTCATCAACGCGCCCGACGGCAACACCATCTCCACGGCCGAGCATACGGTGGCGATGCTGCTGGCGCTGGCACGCCGCATCCCGCAGGCGAATGCCTCGCTGCGGGAAGGGAAATGGGACCGGAAGTCGTTTCAGGGCTCCGAGCTCTACGAGAAGACCCTGGGCATCGTCGGCGTGGGCAAGATCGGACGGGCCGTGGCGGAGCGCATGCAGGGCTTCGGCATGACGGTGCTCGGCTATGATCCCGTGCTGGCCCCCGAGGTGGCCGGGCGGCTGGGCATCACGCTCGTATCGCTCGACGAAATTTTTGAGAAGAGCGACTTCATCACGTTCCACACGCCGCTCAACGAGGCCACGCGGGGGATGCTGGATGCGGGGGCGCTGGCGCGGTGCAAGCGCGGGGTGTACATCGTCAACTGTGCCCGGGGCGGCATCGTCGACGAGGCGGCGCTGCTGGCGGCGCTCGAAGACGGGCAGGTGGCCGGGGCGGCGCTCGACGTATACTCGCAGGAGCCGCCTCCCCCGGCGCTGGCCGGCCTGATCGCGCATCCGCGTGTGGTGGCCACGCCGCACATCGCAGCCTCGACGGAGGAGGCCCAGCAGAAGGTGGCGCGGCAGGTCACCGAGCAGGTGATCCGGGCGCTCCGGGGGGAGCCGGTCACGTCGGCGGTCAACGCCATGGCGATCCGCATGGCGGCTCACCAGGAGGTGCAGCCCTACCTGCGCCTGGCCGAGAAGCTGGGGTTGATCGCCGGGCAACTGGCCGCAGCACACCTGAACCGCGTCGTCGTCCGGTGCCACGGGGACGTGCCGCAGCGTTATGCCGAAGTGCTTAAGATTGCGGTGCTCAAGGGCCTGCTGAGCTGCTCGCAGAGCGGTCCGGTCAACCTGATCAACGCCCCGGTGCTGGCCGGGGAGCTGGGGCTGGACGTGGTGGCCGAGGTGCGTTCAGGACGGGACAGCTTCACGAACCTGATCGAGGTGGCCGTGGAGACGGACCGGACCCGCCGGGAGGTGGCCGGTGCCATCTTCGGGGCCGACGACCCCCGTCTGGTCCGGGTCGATGCGTTCTGGTTCGAGGTGCGGGCCGAGGGCTGGCTTCTGTTCTACCGGAACGTGGACCGGCCCGGCATGCTGGCCTCCGTCGGGGGGGCGCTGGCCGAGGCCGGGATCAACATCGGGGCGCTGGCGCTCGGGCGTACGGGCAAGGGGGCCATGGCCCTGACGGCCATCAGCGTGGACGAGGCGGTGCCGCCGGAGGTGCTGCGCCGCATCGCCGCGCTCGAGGGGGTCGAAGACGTGCACCTGATCTATGTCTGA